One region of Paralichthys olivaceus isolate ysfri-2021 chromosome 12, ASM2471397v2, whole genome shotgun sequence genomic DNA includes:
- the hivep2b gene encoding transcription factor HIVEP2: MESLETTAGVKSPTHGQDRNIAQTKCTSEAAQTRGGPSVELEGKGWHQKLEEAQSQDTCGFKEISDSGKLLQLEDQPSQTQSTSHPDYEVSSNPGQSTKQFPTGRQKAVGHLVSAQSAGPTSHRKSSGSLEVQQQCSHSGMDEVEPVCKVEQKPQKPGKYVCDYCGRACAKPSVLKKHIRSHTGERPYPCVPCGFSFKTKSNLYKHRKSHAHSVKAGTVPFSELGSYNANTDQGSFEGEGELFSDAEQSTDTDEDTLNDPLLLLDSPVEGSDNTAVKVLNLIAQKKGATSMSAQDGSSQPQEINAPSAAAEASRAIQSCTIKQRLALRLSEKRSSDSDNNLSLPSQSSKGSTDSGYFSRSESSEHQTGPPNTNAKSYQEIMFGKCYRPSPKQTTAFVACSTDSSEYTRKRSEKGVSRVFTQEKDTVESIKINTKSFIRDEVKEPQSDSGSDVGPLMRSNSMPASSAVCLTMPQSLRGSHSFDERTSTGGLRRLRRQAAFELTAHDGHADADSHGRMGESGISPSGMEMENYPSMVSNMSHQRHAMELATRKRRKEKREEEELPVQYEGHHEQCEEMFDSSKDYDSKQAALGILALGKGHSSSMLTQIERCDMDISVSPEISGRKTLGNVISVIQHTNSINRPHSEQSESYKYHRQGQESISLFQAMEASESYEMERSDSRLRQSFQMGPKLVRQPNIQVPEIRVTVEPDSPEKAPEVQVKEPEKHVEEFQWPQRSETLAQFPPEKLPPKKKRLRLADIEHSSGESSFESACTSLSRSPSQDSNLSYSSTFSFDREESLKSLSPARQDEFGKPLELLAVPGSGHSLSVLTQRQQHEMRRSSSEQAPCNLRKEFPEVRSISFDYGSLSPTSKVRHVDISVGHSALKERRRGNLVRQESLNMDTEVTHVPSQVFPQYLSSTSPPFTALTALPQTLPIFSTGNTFPQLSHPSLLVPVRIQTHVPSYGSITYTSVSQIFDNQYDSVSSTTGTSKHQTSRLSGILDSHNVSAQTKPPPTHTLSVEALDLSSAKLKTGIPLSLTSRTISTTNASSGGANKRMLSPASSLDLFMEVKQQKRVKEERMFGQIVEELSAVELGKCNLSEEKGHRSEMQGVCTPDLNRSKFITFQQKALEATEHGAESAMESSSPPFSVISVREVKDISMEKQVQVDVVAKLVTSQDILTSDAEDSRLLSQFPSLRTTTGVSWCFLNYTKPSCSHSNSPLFSVYTTWCASSHNPNPLEVNTSAALALLRSKQRGDKVIYTVAAMCQPGTGKLVSSLILWRQTMEQLQRKPEPKEVDINYGKKVKDIGCRVKTAKEEWKEREASTTQTVPTRIKIFEGGYKSNEDYVYVRGRGRGKYICEECGIRCKKPSMLKKHIRTHTDVRPYICRVCNFAFKTKGNLTKHMKSKAHMKKCLELGVSVTMDETEIQEHVDDIQQESKTEVAVTTKHQFSDAEESDGMDEEADDIDEDDDEDDDYEGDSTPKLRSRSTSPQPCGVTSLSVTATAAIHGCSLTSLPGTDVRQQPSGRRTDSDQRPVLASDHREKSVDEDSLTMLSPDHASFLFDPYSSCLLSPGWESPIREPSPSRLRYPSPRRELSPRGRSSPRWDTSPLRPSSPSFTPIQHLTPACIERPMSPGSELMGKRESSVRGRQRVVLRAVSPRRGSHQHKGSGDKTRHQAKMEMAQLQGAFEMEMDQRGSLASTLPGAASSHHQNILSHLPLHSQQQAHSLLPVVPVGALQMLQSPSSSSTDVSFSSAPSPQSSESQRCSSREGSVHEPETGGEDIRGQNQLPSLQEENLNPGGRDNRQEENVQTCLKAIASLKITTEDPH, translated from the exons ATGGAGTCACTTGAAACCACTGCAGGGGTGAAAAGCCCCACACATGGTCAGGACAGAAATATTGCACAGACAAAATGCACATCAGAGGCTGCACAGACTAGGGGGGGTCCATCAGTGGAACTGGAAGGCAAGGGATGGCACCAAAAACTGGAAGAAGCTCAAAGCCAAGACACATGTGGTTTCAAAGAAATATCTGACTCAGGGAAATTACTACAATTAGAAGATCAGCCCTCTCAAACCCAGTCCACAAGCCATCCAGACTATGAGGTGTCTTCAAATCCAGGACAGTCCACAAAACAATTTCCCACTGGCAGACAGAAAGCTGTCGGCCACTTGGTTTCTGCACAGTCTGCAGGACCTACATCTCACAGGAAATCCTCCGGTTCGCTTGAAGTCCAGCAACAGTGTTCGCATTCAGGGATGGATGAGGTGGAACCGGTGTGTAAGGTGGAACAGAAACCACAAAAGCCTGGGAAGTATGTATGCGATTACTGCGGAAGGGCATGTGCCAAACCCAGCGTGCTTAAGAAACATATTCGCTCACACACTGGGGAACGGCCCTATCCATGTGTCCCCTGTGGATTCTCCTTTAAAACCAAGAGTaatttatataaacacagaaaGTCCCACGCTCACTCGGTCAAAGCTGGAACAGTGCCATTCTCAGAACTTGGTTCTTACAATGCCAATACAGACCAGGGGTCTTTTGAAGGGGAAGGAGAATTATTCTCTGATGCTGAGCAAAGCACGGACACGGACGAGGACACTCTTAACgacccactgctgctgctggactctcCAGTGGAGGGATCAGATAACACTGCTGTAAAAGTACTGAATCTCATTGCTCAGAAGAAGGGAGCCACTTCGATGTCAGCCCAAGATGGTTCATCCCAGCCCCAAGAAATCAATGCACCTTCTGCCGCTGCCGAGGCTAGCCGTGCAATTCAATCTTGCACGATCAAACAGAGGCTTGCACTTCGGTTGTCTGAAAAAAGAAGCAGCGACTCTGACAACAATCTGTCCCTTCCAAGTCAGTCCAGCAAGGGCAGCACGGACTCCGGCTACTTCTCTCGCTCCGAAAGTTCTGAGCACCAGACTGGTCCGCCAAACACCAACGCTAAGTCCTATCAAGAAATCATGTTTGGAAAGTGCTACAGGCCAAGCCCTAAACAGACGACAGCTTTTGTGGCCTGCAGCACAGACTCAAGTGAATACACCAGGAAACGCTCGGAAAAAGGTGTTTCCCGTGTTTTCACCCAGGAGAAAGACACTGTGGAGTCAATCAAAATAAACACTAAGTCATTCATAAGGGATGAGGTGAAAGAACCCCAGTCAGACAGTGGCTCTGATGTGGGGCCTCTGATGAGAAGCAACTCAATGCCAGCGTCCTCAGCCGTGTGTCTGACAATGCCTCAATCCCTCAGAGGCAGCCATTCGTTTGATGAGAGAACAAGCACCGGGGGCCTGAGGAGACTGAGGCGGCAAGCTGCTTTCGAACTCACTGCACATGATGGGCATGCAGATGCTGACAGCCATGGAAGGATGGGTGAAAGTGGCATATCACCCTCAggaatggaaatggaaaattaCCCCTCTATGGTGTCTAATATGAGCCATCAGAGACATGCAATGGAACTGGCAACACGGAAGCGTCGGAAAGAGAAGCGGGAAGAGGAGGAATTGCCCGTTCAGTATGAGGGCCATCATGAacagtgtgaggaaatgttTGATTCAAGCAAGGACTATGATTCAAAACAAGCTGCACTGGGCATTTTGGCTTTAGGGAAAGGACATTCTTCAAGTATGCTCACACAAATTGAGAGGTGTGACATGGACATATCGGTGAGCCCTGAAATTTCTGGTCGAAAAACCTTAGGGAATGTGATTTCAGTTATTCAGCACACAAACTCTATAAACAGGCCTCACTCTGAACAGTCCGAATCCTACAAGTATCACAGGCAAGGGCAGGaaagtatttctttatttcaagcAATGGAGGCAAGTGAATCATATGAAATGGAACGGAGTGATAGTCGACTACGGCAGTCATTTCAAATGGGCCCCAAACTGGTGAGACAGCCCAACATACAAGTCCCAGAGATCAGGGTCACTGTGGAGCCTGACAGTCCAGAAAAGGCTCCAGAGGTGCAGGTGAAGGAGCCAGAGAAACACGTGGAGGAATTTCAATGGCCTCAGAGGAGTGAAACTTTAGCACAATTCCCTCCGGAAAAACTCCCTCCAAAGAAGAAACGGCTACGCCTCGCTGATATCGAGCACTCCTCTGGTGAGTCTAGCTTTGAGTCCGCCTGCACCAGTCTCTCCCGCAGTCCAAGCCAAGACAGCAACTTATCATACAGCTCCACCTTCTCCTTTGACAGGGAGGAGAGCTTGAAGTCACTCTCTCCAGCCAGGCAGGATGAATTTGGCAAACCACTAGAGCTCTTAGCTGTGCCAGGGAGTGGGCACTCCCTCTCTGTGCTCACCCAGCGTCAACAACATGAAATGAGACGCTCCTCCTCGGAGCAGGCGCCGTGTAACTTGCGCAAGGAGTTCCCAGAGGTACGCAGCATATCATTTGACTATGGCAGTCTTTCTCCAACATCCAAAGTTAGACACGTGGACATCAGTGTTGGCCACTCTGCTCtcaaggagagaaggagggggaaCTTGGTGCGACAGGAGTCACTGAATATGGACACTGAAGTAACACATGTCCCATCACAAGTGTTTCCACAGTACCTCAGCAGCACTTCCCCTCCATTCACAGCACTTACTGCTCTGCCGCAGACTTTGCCAATATTTTCCACAGGGAATACATTTCCCCAGCTGTCACATCCAAGCCTGTTAGTTCCCGTACGAATACAGACCCATGTGCCATCCTATGGCAGCATCACATACACCTCAGTATCACAGATTTTTGACAATCAATATGACAGCGTCAGCTCAACTACAGGCACCTCGAAACATCAAACTTCACGTTTGTCTGGAATTCTTGATTCTCATAATGTATCAGCTCAAACCAaacccccccctacacacacactcagtgttgAAGCCCTTGATTTGTCCTCAGCTAAACTCAAGACAGGCATCCCACTCTCTCTGACTTCTAGAACTATCTCAACCACTAATGCCTCCAGCGGTGGTGCAAACAAACGGATGCTATCCCCTGCCAGCAGCCTCGACCTTTTCATGGAGGTCAAGCAGCAAAAGCGCgtgaaagaggaaagaatgTTTGGGCAGATTGTAGAGGAGCTGAGTGCTGTGGAGTTAGGAAAATGTAATTTGAGCGAAGAGAAGGGGCATAGGTCAGAGATGCAGGGTGTGTGCACACCTGATTTAAATAGGAGTAAATTTATCACATTTCAGCAAAAAGCCTTAGAGGCCACTGAACACGGTGCCGAGTCAGCTATGGAAAGCagctctcctcctttctctgtCATATCAGTCAGAGAAGTCAAAGACATTAGCATGGAGAAACAAGTGCAGGTGGACGTGGTGGCAAAGCTAGTTACCAGTCAAGACATCCTGACCTCAGACGCAGAGGACTCAAGACTGTTATCTCAATTTCCAAGTCTTCGCACGACGACAGGTGTGAGCTGGTGTTTCCTCAACTACACCAAGCCGAGCTGCTCTCACAGCAACTCCCCTTTATTCTCTGTGTACACCACCTGGTGTGCGAGTTCCCACAACCCAAATCCTCTGGAAGTGAACACCAGTGCTGCTCTGGCACTGCTCCGGTCCAAACAGAGGGGAGACAAGGTTATATACACCGTGGCCGCCATGTGTCAGCCGGGCACAGGGAAACTGGTGTCATCACTCATCCTGTGGAGGCAGACCATGGAACAG ctgcagaggaaaccgGAGCCCAAAGAGGTGGACATCAACTACGGGAAGAAGGTGAAAGACATTGGCTGCAGAGTGAAAACTGCCAAGGAGgagtggaaggagagagaggcatCCACGACCCAAACAGTGCCAACACGCATTAAGATCTTCGAGGGAGG GTACAAGTCCAATGAGGACTATGTGTATGTCAGAGGTCGAGGCCGGGGCAAATACATCTGTGAGGAGTGTGGTATTCGCTGCAAGAAGCCAAGCATGCTGAAAAAACACATAAGGACCCATACAGATGTGCGACCGTACATCTGCAGGGTGTGCAACTTTGCTTTTAAAACTAAAG GAAACCTGACTAAACATATGAAGTCAAAGGCGCACATGAAAAAATGTCTTGAGCTGGGCGTGTCAGTGACGATGGATGAGACAGAGATACAGGAACATG TTGACGACATCCAACAAGAGTCAAAGACAGAGGTGGCGGTCACGACCAAACATCAGTTCTCGGACGCAGAGGAGTCTGACGGCATGGACGAGGAAGCCGATGATATCGACGAAGACGACGATGAGGACGATGACTACGAAGGCGACTCCACTCCAAAGTTGCGCTCAAGAAGTACAAGTCCTCAGCCCTGTGGAGTTACTTCTCTGTCAGTTACAGCCACTGCTGCCATCCACGGCTGCTCCCTCACCTCTTTGCCTGGCACCGACGTCCGCCAACAGCCCTCTGGCAGACGGACAGACTCAGACCAGCGACCTGTCCTCGCCAGCGACCATAGAGAGAAGTCTGTGGATGAAGACTCTTTGACCATGCTGTCTCCAGACCACGCCAGCTTCCTGTTTGACCCTTACTCCTCCTGTTTGCTCTCTCCGGGCTGGGAGTCTCCCATCAGGGAGCCCTCACCATCACGCCTGCGTTACCCGTCCCCAAGGCGAGAGCTCTCCCCGCGAGGTCGCTCCTCGCCAAGATGGGATACTTCCCCGCTGAGGCCCAGCTCACCCAGCTTCACACCCATTCAGCATCTCACCCCGGCCTGTATTGAGCGACCCATGTCTCCTGGATCAGAGCTGATGGGAAAGCGAGAATCTTCAGTCAGGGGCCGACAGAGGGTTGTGCTGAGAGCCGTTTCACCGCGTAGAGGTTCGCACCAACACAAAGGCAGCGGTGATAAAACCAGGCACCAAGCAAAGATGGAGATGGCTCAACTACAGGGAGCCTTTGAAATGGAAATG GATCAAAGAGGCAGCTTGGCTTCGACTCTGCCCGGTGCTGCCAGTTCTCATCACCAGAACATCCTCAGCCACCTCCCTTTGCACTCGCAGCAGCAGGCCCACAGTTTGCTCCCCGTGGTTCCTGTCGGAGCGCTCCAGATGTTGCAGTCCCCGTCTTCGTCCAGCACTGATGTCAGCTTCTCCTCGGCGCCAAGCCCACAGAGCAGCGAGAGCcagcgctgcagcagcagagagggatcTGTCCACGAGCCCGAGACTGGAGGAGAGGACATCAGAGGCCAGAACCAGCTCCCCTCTCTCCAGGAGGAGAACCTGAATCCAGGCGGCAGGGAcaacagacaggaggagaacgTACAAACCTGTTTGAAAGCCATCGCCTCGCTGAAGATTACCACAGAAGACCCTCACTAA